One part of the Chlamydiota bacterium genome encodes these proteins:
- a CDS encoding NTP transferase domain-containing protein, with the protein MKGVILAGGLGTRLHPLTKITNKHLLPIYDKPMIYYPIQTLVNAGVEDILVVTGGNNAGDFLRLLGNGAEFGLKRLQYAYQEKEGGIAQALSLAEHFAEGEKLVVMLGDNIIEGNIVETVEEFSRQEKGAKILLKEVDSPQEYGVAEIRDGKIVAIVEKPAKPVSNYAVIGIYLYDAAVFDIVRTLEPSGRGELEITDVNNAYIAAGTMTYGILDGWWADAGASIDRLLKVNALVYESGANKMAL; encoded by the coding sequence ATGAAGGGCGTCATCCTCGCGGGGGGTCTCGGCACGCGGCTGCACCCGCTCACCAAGATCACCAACAAGCATCTGCTCCCGATCTACGACAAGCCGATGATCTACTACCCGATACAGACGCTCGTCAACGCGGGGGTCGAGGACATCCTGGTGGTGACCGGCGGCAACAACGCCGGCGACTTCCTGCGTCTCCTCGGGAACGGGGCCGAGTTCGGCCTGAAGCGGCTCCAGTACGCCTACCAGGAGAAGGAGGGCGGCATCGCCCAGGCGCTCTCCCTCGCGGAGCATTTCGCGGAGGGGGAGAAGCTGGTGGTGATGCTGGGGGACAACATCATCGAGGGGAACATCGTCGAAACGGTCGAGGAGTTCTCCCGCCAGGAGAAGGGGGCGAAGATCCTCCTCAAGGAGGTGGACAGCCCGCAGGAGTACGGGGTCGCCGAGATACGGGACGGCAAGATCGTGGCCATCGTGGAGAAGCCCGCGAAGCCGGTCAGCAACTACGCCGTCATCGGCATCTACCTCTATGACGCGGCGGTCTTCGACATCGTCAGGACCCTCGAGCCCTCGGGGAGGGGGGAGCTCGAGATCACGGACGTCAACAACGCCTACATCGCCGCGGGGACGATGACCTATGGCATCCTGGACGGATGGTGGGCGGACGCGGGGGCCTCGATCGACCGCCTGCTGAAGGTCAATGCGCTGGTCTACGAGAGCGGCGCCAACAAGATGGCCCTGTAG
- a CDS encoding flippase-like domain-containing protein, with the protein MKRERARRAGVAARFAFAAAVIACILWRKIDPGELAVRLRGIDPRLFAACGLGYGLLFVFSAFRWQALVFVHGIRVRYGSLLRFCLIGAFFNNVMPGSMGGDILKAWYCAKVDRSRQEAAVGSVFADRIVGFLSLFAIGFFGLAVNLGAPGLRQASQIFVALFLAICLGLAFLSRRDLLAKLPFARRILDRGTLGDHLRRLYDSLQIYRARPRAVARALGISCLMQLVFIVVLLGIARSLGMRGVAYRHLLLLMPLIGTIAAVPVTPSGWGTMEWAFVYFFPALGVTAEQALALDLATRALTISWGLVGGVLYAVPPRQTAGCTASLN; encoded by the coding sequence ATGAAACGGGAGCGGGCCCGCAGGGCGGGCGTCGCGGCCAGGTTCGCCTTCGCGGCGGCGGTCATCGCGTGTATCCTCTGGAGGAAAATCGATCCCGGTGAACTCGCCGTCCGCCTTCGCGGGATCGACCCTCGGCTCTTCGCGGCGTGCGGGCTCGGCTACGGTCTGCTCTTCGTCTTCAGCGCCTTCCGGTGGCAAGCCCTGGTCTTTGTCCACGGGATCCGCGTGCGGTACGGGTCCTTGCTCCGGTTCTGCCTCATCGGGGCATTCTTCAACAACGTCATGCCCGGCTCGATGGGGGGGGACATCCTCAAGGCCTGGTACTGCGCGAAGGTCGACCGGTCACGGCAGGAGGCGGCGGTGGGCTCGGTGTTCGCCGACCGGATCGTCGGATTCCTCTCACTCTTCGCCATCGGGTTTTTCGGCCTCGCGGTCAACCTCGGCGCCCCGGGCCTCCGCCAAGCGTCGCAGATCTTCGTCGCCCTTTTCCTCGCCATCTGTCTCGGCCTGGCCTTCCTCTCCCGCCGGGATCTCCTCGCCAAGCTCCCGTTCGCGAGGAGGATCCTCGACCGCGGCACGCTCGGGGACCATCTGCGGCGCCTCTACGATTCCCTGCAGATCTACCGGGCCCGGCCGCGCGCCGTCGCGCGGGCGCTCGGGATCTCGTGCCTGATGCAACTGGTGTTCATCGTGGTGCTGCTGGGGATCGCGCGCTCCCTCGGGATGCGCGGCGTCGCCTATCGGCACCTGCTCCTTCTCATGCCGCTCATCGGTACCATCGCGGCCGTCCCGGTCACCCCCTCCGGCTGGGGGACGATGGAGTGGGCGTTCGTCTACTTCTTCCCCGCCCTCGGGGTCACGGCCGAGCAGGCACTGGCTTTGGATCTCGCGACGCGCGCCCTGACCATCTCGTGGGGGCTTGTCGGAGGCGTGCTGTACGCCGTTCCCCCGCGGCAGACCGCCGGGTGCACTGCCTCGCTGAATTGA
- a CDS encoding HAD family hydrolase yields the protein MKKLKGIKAVITDADNTLYSWIDYIVPSLEALTETLHRITGFSREAIVESMKKVFTAYNTNEYAFVLQEADIFEGMRRKDFRWFQTHVVDPARYSFNRARKSNLRVYPGVHKTLQILCSRGIRVIGLSDAPCFPAEQRIKHLGVDRYLHALYALKSYPVPRHGELDGEIVNRIRVGYYKSLIEKVVELPLSFEKPSTRGIARILEDERLKPERVLIIGDSLKKDIRIAQEMGIADVWARYGTVISTEMRDKLSFYSAPAIQRRNVSQPGDASYTPTWTVDRFDQLLDIIELPPFAPGGRDVCPSPQPA from the coding sequence ATGAAAAAGCTGAAGGGGATCAAGGCGGTCATCACCGACGCGGACAACACGCTCTACAGCTGGATCGACTACATCGTGCCGAGCCTCGAGGCGCTCACCGAGACGCTCCACCGGATCACCGGCTTTTCCCGCGAGGCGATCGTGGAGTCGATGAAGAAGGTGTTCACCGCGTACAACACCAACGAGTACGCCTTCGTCCTCCAGGAGGCCGACATCTTCGAGGGGATGCGCCGCAAAGACTTCCGCTGGTTCCAGACGCACGTGGTCGATCCGGCGCGCTACTCGTTCAACAGGGCGCGGAAGTCGAACCTTCGCGTCTACCCGGGCGTCCACAAGACCCTGCAGATCCTCTGCAGCCGCGGGATCCGCGTCATCGGTCTGAGCGACGCCCCCTGTTTCCCCGCGGAGCAGCGGATCAAGCACCTCGGCGTGGACCGGTACCTGCACGCCCTCTACGCGTTGAAGTCGTACCCGGTCCCGCGCCACGGGGAGCTCGACGGCGAGATCGTCAACCGCATCCGGGTCGGCTACTACAAGTCCCTGATCGAGAAGGTGGTCGAGCTGCCGCTCTCGTTCGAGAAGCCGAGCACGCGCGGCATCGCCCGCATACTCGAGGACGAACGACTGAAACCGGAACGCGTGCTGATCATCGGGGACAGCCTGAAGAAGGATATCCGTATCGCGCAGGAGATGGGCATCGCCGATGTCTGGGCCCGCTACGGCACGGTGATCTCCACGGAGATGCGCGACAAGCTCTCCTTCTACTCGGCCCCCGCGATACAGCGCAGGAACGTCTCGCAACCCGGCGACGCCTCCTACACCCCGACCTGGACGGTGGACCGGTTCGACCAGCTGCTCGACATCATCGAGCTCCCGCCGTTCGCGCCGGGGGGAAGGGACGTCTGCCCGAGCCCGCAGCCCGCCTGA
- a CDS encoding dTDP-4-dehydrorhamnose 3,5-epimerase produces the protein MIEGVKVKELTPHADERGYLQEIVRKDEKIFEEFAQLYVSLNYPGVVRAWHYHRKQNDFMTVVKGMAKIVLYDAREGSPTRGEIDEFFVGEHHRILIRIPAMVMHGYKTIGVEPCLLINLPTRCYDPNDPDEFRVPPHDNDIPYDWAIKER, from the coding sequence ATGATCGAGGGAGTGAAGGTCAAGGAACTCACGCCCCACGCGGACGAGCGGGGGTACCTCCAGGAGATTGTGCGGAAAGACGAAAAGATCTTCGAGGAGTTCGCCCAGCTGTACGTGTCCCTGAACTACCCCGGCGTCGTGCGCGCCTGGCACTACCACCGGAAGCAGAACGACTTCATGACCGTCGTCAAGGGTATGGCGAAGATCGTCCTCTACGACGCGAGGGAGGGGTCGCCGACGCGCGGGGAGATCGACGAGTTCTTCGTGGGGGAGCACCACCGGATACTCATCCGCATCCCCGCGATGGTGATGCACGGCTACAAGACGATCGGCGTTGAGCCGTGCCTGCTGATCAATCTGCCCACCCGCTGCTACGATCCGAACGACCCGGACGAGTTCAGGGTGCCCCCGCACGACAACGACATCCCGTACGACTGGGCGATCAAGGAGCGCTGA
- the thiD gene encoding bifunctional hydroxymethylpyrimidine kinase/phosphomethylpyrimidine kinase, protein MPAVLTIAGSDSCGGAGLEADLKTFGRCGVYGLCAVTAVTAQDGVRVYGVFPVRPAAVVAQAEAALRAGRPEAVKTGMLWSAGIVEAVARFLAARRLRRFVLDPVLATHGGDPLALPGAGRAMVRRLFPLAALVTPNLREAEEISGVKIRGAVGLEEAARRILGKGPRAVLIKGGHGEGEATDWLFDREGKRPFSAVRVRGARLHGSGCILSAAIAAGLARGLALDAAVREAKAYVGRQFKGAVGCRAGALLAAHI, encoded by the coding sequence ATGCCCGCGGTGCTCACGATCGCCGGCTCCGACTCGTGCGGCGGCGCCGGGCTCGAAGCGGACCTGAAGACGTTCGGCCGCTGCGGCGTCTACGGCCTCTGCGCCGTCACCGCGGTCACCGCCCAGGACGGCGTCCGGGTCTACGGGGTCTTCCCGGTGCGGCCCGCCGCGGTGGTCGCGCAGGCCGAGGCGGCGCTGCGGGCCGGGCGCCCGGAGGCGGTGAAGACCGGGATGCTCTGGAGCGCCGGGATCGTCGAGGCGGTGGCGCGTTTCCTGGCTGCGCGGCGGCTGCGCCGGTTCGTGCTGGACCCGGTTCTCGCCACGCACGGCGGGGATCCGCTCGCCCTCCCCGGCGCCGGGCGGGCGATGGTCCGGCGCCTGTTCCCCCTCGCGGCGCTCGTCACGCCGAATCTCCGGGAGGCGGAGGAGATCAGCGGGGTTAAGATCCGCGGCGCGGTCGGACTCGAGGAGGCGGCGCGCCGCATCCTCGGGAAGGGCCCGCGGGCGGTGCTGATCAAGGGCGGGCACGGCGAGGGGGAGGCGACCGACTGGCTTTTCGACCGGGAGGGGAAACGGCCGTTCAGCGCCGTCCGCGTGCGCGGGGCGCGCCTGCACGGGTCGGGGTGCATCCTCTCGGCGGCGATCGCGGCGGGGCTGGCGCGCGGGTTGGCGCTGGATGCCGCCGTGCGGGAGGCCAAGGCGTACGTGGGGAGGCAGTTCAAAGGCGCGGTGGGCTGCAGGGCGGGGGCGCTTCTCGCCGCTCACATCTGA
- the rfbB gene encoding dTDP-glucose 4,6-dehydratase: protein MRMLVTGGAGFIGSNFIRRCLRRGTATELVNLDKLTYAGNLDNLKEVARDPRYRFVRGDIADAELVNRLAAERFDAIVNFAAETHVDRSIGDAGDFIRTDVYGTFVLLEAARKHRIGRFIQISTDEVYGSIEKGSFRETDPLMPRNPYAASKAGADRLAYSYWATYRLPVVITRASNNFGPYQYPEKVIPLFVTNALDDIPLPLYGDGMNVRDWLFVDDHCAAIEFLLEKGADGEVYNIGGGNELPNVELTRIILDCLGKPASLITRVKDRQGHDRRYSLDCGKLRALGWAPRAGFAEAIRETVDWYAKNDWWWRPLKSGEYLDYYRRQYVDRERS from the coding sequence ATGAGGATGCTGGTCACGGGGGGGGCGGGGTTCATCGGCTCCAACTTCATCCGCCGCTGCCTCCGCCGCGGCACCGCGACGGAGCTGGTGAACCTGGACAAGCTCACCTACGCGGGGAACCTCGACAACCTGAAGGAGGTCGCGCGGGACCCGCGCTACCGGTTCGTCAGGGGCGATATCGCCGACGCGGAACTGGTGAACCGCCTCGCGGCGGAGCGGTTCGACGCGATCGTCAACTTCGCCGCGGAGACGCACGTGGACCGCTCGATCGGGGACGCGGGCGATTTCATCCGCACGGACGTCTACGGGACGTTCGTGCTGCTGGAGGCGGCGCGCAAACACAGGATCGGGAGGTTCATCCAGATCTCGACCGACGAGGTCTACGGGAGCATCGAGAAGGGGTCGTTCAGGGAGACGGACCCGCTCATGCCCCGCAACCCGTACGCCGCGAGCAAGGCCGGGGCCGACCGGCTCGCCTACTCGTACTGGGCGACGTACCGCCTCCCGGTGGTCATCACCCGGGCCTCCAACAACTTCGGCCCGTACCAGTACCCCGAGAAGGTGATCCCGCTCTTCGTCACGAACGCCCTGGACGACATCCCGCTCCCCCTCTACGGCGACGGGATGAACGTCCGGGACTGGCTCTTCGTCGATGACCATTGCGCCGCGATCGAGTTCCTCCTCGAGAAGGGGGCGGACGGCGAGGTCTACAACATCGGGGGCGGCAACGAGCTCCCCAACGTCGAGCTCACCCGCATCATCCTCGACTGCCTGGGGAAACCGGCCTCCCTGATCACAAGGGTCAAGGACCGGCAGGGGCACGACCGGCGCTACTCCCTCGACTGCGGCAAGCTGCGGGCGCTGGGCTGGGCGCCGCGCGCGGGGTTCGCCGAGGCGATCCGCGAGACGGTCGACTGGTACGCGAAGAACGACTGGTGGTGGCGCCCCCTCAAGAGCGGCGAGTACCTGGACTACTACCGGAGACAGTACGTCGACCGCGAACGATCGTAA
- a CDS encoding Trm112 family protein: MIDKELLEILACPACKAEVKLEGEKIVCLGCGRRYPIRDGIPIMLVDEAETPGAKEG, encoded by the coding sequence ATGATCGACAAGGAGCTGCTGGAGATACTCGCGTGCCCGGCCTGCAAGGCGGAGGTGAAGCTCGAAGGGGAGAAGATCGTCTGCCTCGGCTGCGGGCGCCGCTACCCGATCCGCGACGGCATCCCGATCATGCTGGTCGACGAGGCGGAGACGCCCGGCGCCAAGGAGGGATGA
- a CDS encoding glycosyltransferase, whose protein sequence is MPAAPTARPAGEAAPVLFVTINMELGGTERQLCELAAGLDRRRFAPRVCCLRGGGPLADTLAAAGVPLTVLAPRARGRAGRARPWRVFLPQILALSNLMRRERIAIVHGLLPAALVTAGFAARRAGVPVLVTGRRGLGRYKEGRPLLRFLENLVNRWADAIVPNSEAVLRDVLARERIVPERLRVIYNGVRIPSSPPRVGRREIAGREIRGPVVCLVANFFPYKGHLDFLEAARIVLGSFPETRFVLVGDGRLRQAVERRAAEPDLRGRVVLLGSRMDSGEIMASADVLALASHQEGFPNVVLEAMARAKPVVATRVGGVPEAVEEGGTGLLVPPRDPPAMAAALVRLIGNPEEAAGMGRRGLARARTLFSVERMVLAHEELYGELLKRKTSDGSRLPRN, encoded by the coding sequence GTGCCTGCGGCGCCGACTGCCCGGCCCGCGGGCGAAGCCGCGCCCGTGCTGTTCGTCACCATCAACATGGAGCTCGGCGGGACCGAGCGCCAGCTCTGCGAACTGGCGGCCGGGCTCGATCGCCGGCGCTTCGCCCCGCGCGTATGCTGCCTGCGCGGCGGGGGGCCGCTCGCCGATACCCTCGCCGCCGCGGGCGTTCCGCTCACCGTCCTCGCCCCGCGCGCCCGTGGCCGCGCCGGACGGGCGCGGCCGTGGCGGGTCTTTCTGCCGCAGATCCTCGCCCTCTCGAACCTGATGCGGCGGGAACGCATCGCGATCGTCCACGGGCTGCTGCCGGCCGCCCTGGTGACGGCGGGGTTCGCCGCCCGCCGGGCGGGGGTGCCGGTCCTCGTGACGGGGAGAAGGGGGCTCGGGCGCTACAAGGAGGGGCGGCCCCTCCTCCGGTTTCTGGAGAATCTGGTGAATCGCTGGGCCGACGCGATCGTCCCCAACTCCGAGGCGGTCCTCCGGGACGTCCTCGCCCGGGAGCGGATCGTTCCGGAACGGCTCCGCGTCATCTACAACGGGGTGCGGATCCCCTCCTCCCCGCCGCGAGTCGGGCGGCGGGAGATCGCCGGGCGGGAGATCCGGGGGCCGGTGGTCTGCCTCGTCGCGAATTTCTTTCCCTACAAGGGGCACCTGGATTTTCTCGAGGCGGCGCGGATCGTGCTGGGCTCCTTCCCCGAGACCCGGTTCGTGCTCGTGGGCGACGGGAGGTTGCGGCAGGCGGTCGAGCGCAGGGCGGCCGAGCCGGACCTCCGCGGGCGCGTCGTTCTCCTCGGTTCCCGCATGGACAGCGGGGAGATCATGGCCTCTGCGGACGTGCTCGCGCTCGCCTCGCACCAGGAGGGGTTTCCGAACGTCGTCCTCGAGGCGATGGCGCGGGCGAAACCGGTGGTCGCGACGCGGGTCGGGGGGGTCCCCGAGGCGGTGGAGGAGGGCGGCACCGGCCTCCTCGTCCCCCCCCGCGACCCGCCCGCGATGGCCGCCGCGCTCGTCCGGCTGATCGGGAACCCGGAGGAGGCCGCCGGGATGGGGCGGCGGGGGCTCGCCCGCGCGCGGACGCTGTTCAGCGTCGAGCGGATGGTCCTGGCGCACGAGGAACTGTACGGGGAGCTGCTGAAGCGGAAGACGTCGGACGGAAGTCGTCTCCCGAGAAACTAG
- the dcd gene encoding dCTP deaminase produces MSVIAQSELERLLREGIIKVEPFSMDQVGPGSIDLHLANEFTVFKKVREVLHITDETDYRTISETIRVNDFFVLMPGESALARTVERITLPDDICGRLEGRSRFSRLGLLVHITASFMHPGISNHQVLEMYNASPFPLAVHPGTRICQFVFEKTIGHGHYRGRFADQ; encoded by the coding sequence ATGAGCGTGATCGCGCAGTCGGAGCTCGAGAGGCTCCTGAGGGAGGGGATCATCAAGGTCGAGCCGTTCTCGATGGACCAGGTCGGCCCCGGATCGATCGACCTCCACCTCGCCAACGAGTTCACGGTCTTCAAGAAGGTGCGGGAGGTTCTCCACATCACCGACGAGACCGACTACCGCACCATCAGCGAGACGATCCGCGTGAACGACTTCTTCGTCCTGATGCCGGGGGAGTCGGCGCTCGCACGGACGGTCGAGCGGATCACCCTTCCCGACGACATCTGCGGCCGCCTCGAGGGGAGGAGCCGGTTCTCGCGCCTCGGGTTGCTGGTCCACATCACCGCGAGTTTCATGCACCCCGGCATCTCCAACCACCAGGTCCTCGAGATGTACAACGCGAGCCCGTTCCCGCTCGCGGTGCACCCCGGGACGCGGATCTGCCAGTTCGTCTTCGAGAAGACCATCGGCCACGGCCACTACCGGGGCCGCTTCGCCGACCAGTGA
- the rfbD gene encoding dTDP-4-dehydrorhamnose reductase — translation MLVVGANGMLGRALMEACARGGDVEGADLPELDITDAAATRRFVEAARPAIVVNAAAMTDVDGCEADPGAAFAVNARGAGTLAGACRAAGARLVHVSTDYVFDGLKGSPYAEDDPVNPASVYGRSKRDGEEAVRRAGADFLIVRTSWMFGAHGKNFVDTILRAAETRREIEVVGDQRGSPTYARDLAGALCGLAAARRAGVIHVANSGVCSWFDYARAILEIAGIGGVAVREITSDRLNRAAPRPPCSALDCGRYAAFAGAPMRHWREAVAEYLVERERPGAGGPPPRG, via the coding sequence ATGTTGGTGGTCGGGGCGAACGGGATGCTCGGGCGCGCCCTGATGGAGGCGTGCGCCCGCGGCGGCGACGTCGAGGGCGCCGATCTCCCCGAACTCGACATCACCGACGCGGCGGCGACGCGCCGTTTCGTCGAGGCGGCCCGCCCGGCGATCGTCGTCAACGCGGCCGCGATGACCGACGTGGACGGCTGCGAGGCCGATCCCGGGGCCGCGTTCGCGGTCAACGCCCGCGGGGCCGGCACCCTGGCGGGCGCCTGCCGGGCCGCGGGGGCGCGCCTCGTCCACGTGAGCACCGACTACGTCTTCGACGGCCTCAAGGGGAGTCCGTACGCAGAGGACGACCCGGTCAATCCGGCGAGCGTCTACGGGAGATCGAAACGCGACGGCGAGGAGGCGGTGCGGCGCGCCGGCGCCGACTTCCTCATCGTGCGGACCTCGTGGATGTTCGGGGCGCACGGGAAGAACTTCGTGGACACCATCCTGCGGGCCGCGGAGACGCGGCGGGAGATCGAGGTCGTCGGCGACCAGCGGGGCAGCCCGACCTACGCCCGGGACCTCGCGGGGGCGCTCTGCGGGCTCGCGGCGGCGCGGCGCGCCGGCGTCATCCATGTCGCCAACAGCGGGGTCTGCTCCTGGTTCGACTACGCGCGGGCGATCCTCGAGATCGCCGGGATCGGCGGCGTCGCCGTGCGGGAGATCACGAGCGACCGGCTGAACCGCGCCGCGCCCCGGCCGCCGTGCTCCGCGCTCGACTGCGGGCGCTACGCCGCCTTCGCCGGCGCGCCGATGCGGCACTGGCGCGAGGCGGTCGCGGAGTATCTGGTTGAAAGGGAGCGCCCGGGCGCGGGCGGTCCCCCGCCGCGGGGGTGA
- a CDS encoding phospholipid carrier-dependent glycosyltransferase has product MKRSAGVTLLWAVPALAVLSFAGQRHGLWGGDEPREAAIAREMHASRDWVVPRLNGEPFLEKPPLAHLGAVIVFDLAGGPDARLCRLPSAAWGFAGLLATAWLGAMLLGPGAGLLAAFILATSVEWLYITRHLLVDVPLAASVVVSFALFQAGYRRRGAPKALGYLGFAFAAGAAFLSKGTVGVALPLSAVSAYLLLRREYREFALLALVSAAGLLVVAAPWVLLLAARGGREALRVFLWDNQVLRFVSPGADHAKAPWFYLPAIFEIFLPWALLLPPAFLGLRRRPGESEGDRRSRQFVLAVLAVPFAILSVASGKRHLYLLPLLPGFAIAVARWAASADAAPPARWEGRWARAALVVFAAAAAAAWCAALGVAVYARHGAVAAAAGAAAGLAASAAVLRRELRKPPDRIPAWSMVALAIIGWAAPLTPAVWEMLEREKGYAPLAAMLEANVRQGETLFMYRPGERELGVVGFHRRAVLPVLETPAELDAALQASGGNVVLVREKVYDSLVGEGTLPASASVQARCLLPHRNQLLLRGR; this is encoded by the coding sequence GCGCGCGAGATGCACGCCTCGCGCGACTGGGTCGTCCCGCGCCTGAACGGGGAGCCGTTCTTGGAGAAGCCGCCGCTGGCGCACCTCGGGGCGGTGATCGTCTTCGACCTCGCGGGCGGGCCCGACGCCCGGCTGTGCCGCCTCCCCTCCGCGGCGTGGGGGTTCGCGGGGCTCCTCGCGACCGCCTGGCTCGGGGCGATGCTCCTGGGGCCCGGCGCGGGGCTCCTGGCCGCGTTCATCCTGGCCACGAGCGTGGAGTGGCTGTACATCACCCGCCATCTCCTCGTCGACGTTCCGCTGGCCGCCTCCGTCGTCGTTTCGTTCGCCCTGTTCCAGGCGGGGTACCGGCGCCGGGGCGCGCCGAAGGCCCTCGGCTATCTCGGCTTCGCCTTCGCCGCGGGGGCGGCGTTCCTCTCCAAGGGGACGGTGGGGGTGGCGCTCCCGCTCTCCGCCGTTTCGGCCTATCTCCTCCTCCGCCGCGAGTACCGGGAATTCGCCCTCCTCGCCCTCGTCTCCGCCGCGGGGCTCCTCGTCGTCGCCGCGCCGTGGGTGCTGCTCCTCGCCGCCCGCGGCGGGCGGGAAGCGCTCAGGGTCTTCCTCTGGGACAACCAGGTCCTCCGGTTCGTTTCGCCGGGCGCCGACCACGCGAAGGCCCCGTGGTTCTACCTGCCGGCGATCTTCGAAATCTTCCTCCCGTGGGCGCTTCTTCTCCCCCCGGCCTTCCTCGGGCTCCGGCGCCGCCCGGGCGAGTCGGAAGGGGATCGCCGGTCGCGGCAGTTCGTTCTCGCCGTCCTCGCGGTGCCGTTCGCGATCCTCTCCGTCGCGAGCGGGAAGCGCCACCTGTACCTCCTGCCGCTGCTCCCCGGCTTCGCGATCGCGGTCGCCCGCTGGGCCGCGTCGGCGGATGCGGCCCCGCCGGCCCGGTGGGAAGGGCGGTGGGCGCGCGCGGCCCTCGTCGTCTTCGCCGCGGCGGCGGCCGCCGCCTGGTGCGCGGCGCTCGGCGTCGCGGTCTACGCGCGCCACGGGGCGGTCGCGGCGGCCGCAGGGGCCGCGGCGGGCCTGGCGGCCTCCGCGGCGGTGCTTCGGCGTGAGCTCCGAAAGCCCCCGGATCGCATTCCCGCCTGGTCGATGGTCGCACTGGCGATCATCGGCTGGGCGGCGCCCCTCACGCCCGCCGTCTGGGAGATGCTCGAGAGGGAGAAGGGATACGCGCCGCTCGCCGCGATGCTGGAGGCCAACGTCCGGCAGGGGGAGACGCTCTTCATGTACAGGCCGGGCGAGCGCGAACTGGGCGTCGTGGGCTTCCACCGGCGGGCCGTCCTGCCGGTGCTCGAGACGCCGGCCGAGCTCGATGCGGCGCTTCAGGCGTCGGGGGGGAACGTGGTCCTCGTCAGGGAGAAGGTCTACGACAGCCTGGTCGGGGAGGGGACGCTGCCCGCCTCCGCATCCGTGCAGGCCAGGTGCCTGCTGCCGCACAGGAACCAGCTGCTGCTCCGGGGGAGATGA
- a CDS encoding (deoxy)nucleoside triphosphate pyrophosphohydrolase, with amino-acid sequence MRKTIVCAAGIIRRGDRVLIAQRKPDSSLEPLKWEFPGGKIEFAEDPRACLVREIREEMGFEIEVERIFEVASHNYRKDGEIRHVLLLCYLCTYLSGEPRPLECHDLRWVGPGEIVAHDFAAADVPVVGEVVARLWAN; translated from the coding sequence GTGAGGAAGACGATCGTCTGCGCGGCGGGGATCATACGGCGCGGGGACCGCGTCCTGATCGCCCAGCGGAAGCCGGACTCGTCGCTCGAGCCGCTCAAATGGGAGTTCCCCGGGGGGAAGATCGAGTTCGCGGAGGACCCCCGCGCCTGTCTCGTCCGCGAGATCCGGGAGGAGATGGGCTTCGAGATCGAGGTCGAAAGGATCTTCGAGGTCGCCTCGCACAATTACCGCAAGGACGGCGAAATCCGCCACGTCCTCCTGCTCTGCTACCTCTGCACCTACCTCTCGGGTGAGCCGCGCCCCCTGGAGTGCCACGACCTGCGGTGGGTGGGACCCGGCGAGATCGTCGCCCACGATTTCGCCGCCGCGGACGTCCCGGTGGTCGGGGAGGTCGTCGCGCGGCTCTGGGCGAACTGA
- the radC gene encoding DNA repair protein RadC encodes MDGSGRPHYAGHRARLRERFLRAGGAGLQEYEKLELLLTFAVPRVDVKPIAKALLARFGGLAQVLDAGAAELESVRGMGPAAASLVLLVKELFVACSETRMRGRNLVSSPQAAVDFARAKLAGLPREQFLVLLLNAKNELIAHEVIQKGTVDRAVVYPRLVVEAALQRHAAGVILVHNHPSGHPEPSAEDRSITRAVADACGTVDVRVLDHLVVGRGGHFSFAEENLL; translated from the coding sequence ATGGACGGATCGGGCCGTCCCCACTACGCCGGGCACCGCGCCCGGCTCCGGGAGAGGTTTTTAAGGGCGGGGGGCGCGGGGCTGCAGGAGTACGAGAAGCTGGAGCTCCTCCTCACCTTCGCCGTCCCGCGCGTCGACGTCAAGCCGATCGCGAAGGCGCTGCTCGCCCGGTTCGGGGGCCTCGCCCAGGTCCTTGACGCCGGGGCGGCGGAACTCGAGTCGGTGAGGGGGATGGGCCCCGCCGCGGCGTCGCTCGTTCTGCTCGTCAAGGAGCTGTTCGTGGCCTGCAGCGAGACGAGGATGCGGGGGAGAAACCTCGTCTCCTCCCCGCAGGCGGCGGTCGACTTCGCCCGGGCCAAGCTCGCGGGCCTGCCCCGGGAACAGTTTTTGGTGCTGCTCCTCAACGCCAAGAACGAGCTGATCGCGCACGAGGTGATCCAGAAGGGGACGGTGGACCGCGCGGTCGTGTACCCGCGGCTGGTCGTCGAGGCGGCGCTCCAGCGGCACGCCGCGGGCGTCATACTCGTCCACAACCACCCCAGCGGCCACCCGGAGCCCTCCGCGGAGGACCGCTCCATCACGAGGGCGGTCGCGGACGCCTGCGGCACCGTGGACGTGCGGGTGCTCGACCATCTGGTGGTCGGCAGGGGAGGGCACTTCAGCTTCGCGGAGGAGAACCTGCTCTGA